In a genomic window of Nocardiopsis mwathae:
- a CDS encoding DUF4352 domain-containing protein, with protein MKNTWIVVAIVAVLCLGVGFAAGWYSFHFYLAKSLQSAIEEIDPGMTDKDFLPDDTHPESEPKPEPRPEGPPKPDSSSDGVFDYTVTDAKRSGSYKDDPFGTSYHATGEFVILSVSADNVSNAPSSPAVRTGEVTGYDADGRSYTPFTEHFPYIDEVNPGISTTYPVVFDVPKGTDIVVLELSAYQAPSIAIIDAKANDRVSG; from the coding sequence ATGAAGAACACGTGGATCGTTGTCGCCATCGTCGCGGTCTTGTGCCTCGGCGTCGGGTTCGCCGCGGGCTGGTACTCCTTTCACTTCTACCTCGCCAAGAGTCTCCAGTCCGCCATCGAGGAGATCGACCCGGGAATGACCGATAAGGACTTCCTCCCCGACGACACCCACCCAGAGTCGGAGCCGAAACCCGAACCACGGCCGGAGGGCCCACCGAAGCCGGATTCGTCATCGGACGGCGTGTTCGACTACACCGTGACCGATGCCAAGCGCAGCGGCTCCTACAAGGACGATCCCTTCGGCACCAGCTACCATGCGACAGGCGAGTTCGTCATCCTGTCCGTCTCGGCGGACAACGTCAGCAACGCTCCCTCATCCCCCGCGGTCCGCACGGGCGAAGTCACCGGGTATGACGCGGACGGCAGGTCCTACACACCGTTCACGGAGCACTTCCCGTACATCGACGAGGTGAATCCCGGGATCAGCACGACATACCCGGTGGTGTTCGACGTCCCGAAGGGCACGGACATCGTGGTGCTCGAACTGTCGGCATACCAGGCACCGAGTATCGCGATCATCGACGCGAAGGCGAACGATCGAGTAAGTGGATGA